The following proteins come from a genomic window of Pangasianodon hypophthalmus isolate fPanHyp1 chromosome 24, fPanHyp1.pri, whole genome shotgun sequence:
- the LOC113537136 gene encoding spermatid perinuclear RNA-binding protein isoform X1, protein MMEESSDCSPESLANDDRYVMAKHAAVYPSAEELEAVQSLVSAVEGGLKYVSDWLVDSTKASALISTEPAEPNPKCGGPLVGVMRVGSVAKGLLIKGLMDLELVLLCREKPTKNLLLTICTNLPLQMKKLSEDKHTVQPCIPEAAILVFKSSRPDLPLRVILTSMQMKSQELEKNQVENTKVKDPSDLLDQQRCLLALASLRHAKWFQVRVSGKRSCLIVLRILRDICNTRPVWAPLKGWPVELICEKAFATSYRPLGPSETLRRVLECISSGIFLPGGPGLHDPCEKEEVDTLSAMTNDQAELLTYTAQHALRLLAFGQIHRFLEVEPLPTAKPAVESQLADGEAGTSQKRVHEDESADEPKSKKILSGTGAGLLTSDGKSDCKGKVETLSKSSGNKSIHGSSSTKVKVQGPVLTARGKNPVMELNEKRRGLSYNLITENGENQQQRFIIEVEVDGLRFRGCGPNKRVAKANAALAAIERLFSAHSANSNKRKKPYIKVSSSAVNGLSRAKRSVTMPRPLLPIFPPAPAYFTPGFTPYGYGPVVPPPHGALYFDGPVCPPQTITPVFLHLGAQDFCPDFYI, encoded by the exons ATGATGGAGGAGAGCTCTGAT TGCTCTCCTGAATCGTTGGCTAACGATGATCGTTATGTGATGGCCAAACACGCAGCCGTGTACCCATCAGCTGAAGAGCTGGAGGCTGTCCAGTCTTTGGTGTCAGCGGTGGAGGGAGGATTAAAGTACGTCTCTGATTGGCTAGTCGATTCCACCAAGGCCAGTGCTCTTATATCTACTGAACCTGCAGAACCCAACCCAAA GTGTGGAGGGCCACTGGTTGGCGTCATGCGTGTTGGATCTGTGGCTAAAGGCCTCCTCATCAAGGGTCTGATGGACTTAGAGCTGGTTTTGCTGTGCCGAGAAAAGCCTACTAAAAATCTGCTTCTCACAATCTGTACCAACCTGCCACTGCAGATGAAG AAACTGTCAGAGGATAAGCACACAGTGCAGCCCTGCATTCCAGAGGCAGCTATTCTAGTGTTCAAAAGCAGCAGACCTGATCTGCCTCTGAGGGTCATCCTTACTTCAATGCAGATGAAAAGCCAGGAACTGGAGAAAAACCAAG TGGAAAACACAAAAGTGAAAGATCCGTCTGATCTGCTGGACCAGCAGAGATGCCTGCTTGCTCTGGCCTCTCTGCGCCATGCCAAATGGTTCCAG GTCAGAGTGAGTGGGAAGAGATCCTGTCTCATAGTTCTGCGGATCCTCAGGGATATATGCAACACAAGGCCAGTCTGGGCACCTCTTAAAGGATGG CCAGTTGAGCTGATCTGTGAAAAAGCCTTTGCCACAAGTTACAGGCCACTGGGACCGAGTGAAACACTGAGACGGGTCTTGGAATGTATTTCCTCAGGCATCTTCCTGCCAG GTGGACCTGGACTGCATGATCCGTGTGAAAAAGAAGAGGTAGACACTTTGTCAGCTATGACGAATGATCAGGCTGAACTTCTTACCTACACTGCACAG CATGCGCTAAGGCTTCTAGCTTTCGGACAGATTCACAGGTTCCTAGAGGTGGAGCCTCTTCCTACAGCTAAACCTGCAGTGGAATCCCAATTAGCAGATGGAGAAG CAGGGACGTCTCAGAAAAGAGTCCACGAAGATGAAAGTGCGGATGAACCTAAAAGCAAAAAGATCC TCTCAGGTACCGGTGCAGGCTTATTAACATCTGATGGCAAATCAGATTGTAAGGGAAAAGTGGAAACTCTGTCCAAAAGCTCTGGCAACAAATCCATACATGGCTCTTCATCAACCAAG GTTAAGGTTCAGGGGCCTGTTCTCACAGCCAGGGGCAAAAACCCAGTAATGGAGCTAAATGAGAAAAGGAGAGGCCTATCGTATAACCTCATCACTGAAAATGGAGAGAACCAACAACAACGCTTCATCATCGAG GTGGAAGTGGATGGACTGAGGTTCAGAGGATGTGGGCCTAATAAAAGGGTAGCGAAAGCAAACGCAGCCTTGGCAGCAATAGAAAGGCTCTTTTCAGCACACAGTGCAAACAGCAATAAGAGGAAGAAGCCATATATAAAA GTGAGTTCATCTGCTGTAAATGGGCTTTCCAGAGCGAAGAGGAGTGTTACAATGCCCAGGCCACTACTTCCTATTTTTCCTCCAGCTCCTGCGTACTTTACACCAG GCTTTACCCCATATGGTTATGGTCCAGTGGTGCCTCCACCACACG gtgcTTTGTATTTTGACGGTCCTGTTTGTCCTCCGCAGACCATCACTCCTGTTTTTCTTCACCTGGGAGCACAGGATTTCTGTcctgatttttacatttaa
- the LOC113537136 gene encoding spermatid perinuclear RNA-binding protein isoform X3: MMEESSDCSPESLANDDRYVMAKHAAVYPSAEELEAVQSLVSAVEGGLKYVSDWLVDSTKASALISTEPAEPNPKCGGPLVGVMRVGSVAKGLLIKGLMDLELVLLCREKPTKNLLLTICTNLPLQMKKLSEDKHTVQPCIPEAAILVFKSSRPDLPLRVILTSMQMKSQELEKNQVENTKVKDPSDLLDQQRCLLALASLRHAKWFQVRVSGKRSCLIVLRILRDICNTRPVWAPLKGWPVELICEKAFATSYRPLGPSETLRRVLECISSGIFLPGGPGLHDPCEKEEVDTLSAMTNDQAELLTYTAQHALRLLAFGQIHRFLEVEPLPTAKPAVESQLADGEGTSQKRVHEDESADEPKSKKILSGTGAGLLTSDGKSDCKGKVETLSKSSGNKSIHGSSSTKVKVQGPVLTARGKNPVMELNEKRRGLSYNLITENGENQQQRFIIEVEVDGLRFRGCGPNKRVAKANAALAAIERLFSAHSANSNKRKKPYIKVSSSAVNGLSRAKRSVTMPRPLLPIFPPAPAYFTPGFTPYGYGPVVPPPHGALYFDGPVCPPQTITPVFLHLGAQDFCPDFYI; encoded by the exons ATGATGGAGGAGAGCTCTGAT TGCTCTCCTGAATCGTTGGCTAACGATGATCGTTATGTGATGGCCAAACACGCAGCCGTGTACCCATCAGCTGAAGAGCTGGAGGCTGTCCAGTCTTTGGTGTCAGCGGTGGAGGGAGGATTAAAGTACGTCTCTGATTGGCTAGTCGATTCCACCAAGGCCAGTGCTCTTATATCTACTGAACCTGCAGAACCCAACCCAAA GTGTGGAGGGCCACTGGTTGGCGTCATGCGTGTTGGATCTGTGGCTAAAGGCCTCCTCATCAAGGGTCTGATGGACTTAGAGCTGGTTTTGCTGTGCCGAGAAAAGCCTACTAAAAATCTGCTTCTCACAATCTGTACCAACCTGCCACTGCAGATGAAG AAACTGTCAGAGGATAAGCACACAGTGCAGCCCTGCATTCCAGAGGCAGCTATTCTAGTGTTCAAAAGCAGCAGACCTGATCTGCCTCTGAGGGTCATCCTTACTTCAATGCAGATGAAAAGCCAGGAACTGGAGAAAAACCAAG TGGAAAACACAAAAGTGAAAGATCCGTCTGATCTGCTGGACCAGCAGAGATGCCTGCTTGCTCTGGCCTCTCTGCGCCATGCCAAATGGTTCCAG GTCAGAGTGAGTGGGAAGAGATCCTGTCTCATAGTTCTGCGGATCCTCAGGGATATATGCAACACAAGGCCAGTCTGGGCACCTCTTAAAGGATGG CCAGTTGAGCTGATCTGTGAAAAAGCCTTTGCCACAAGTTACAGGCCACTGGGACCGAGTGAAACACTGAGACGGGTCTTGGAATGTATTTCCTCAGGCATCTTCCTGCCAG GTGGACCTGGACTGCATGATCCGTGTGAAAAAGAAGAGGTAGACACTTTGTCAGCTATGACGAATGATCAGGCTGAACTTCTTACCTACACTGCACAG CATGCGCTAAGGCTTCTAGCTTTCGGACAGATTCACAGGTTCCTAGAGGTGGAGCCTCTTCCTACAGCTAAACCTGCAGTGGAATCCCAATTAGCAGATGGAGAAG GGACGTCTCAGAAAAGAGTCCACGAAGATGAAAGTGCGGATGAACCTAAAAGCAAAAAGATCC TCTCAGGTACCGGTGCAGGCTTATTAACATCTGATGGCAAATCAGATTGTAAGGGAAAAGTGGAAACTCTGTCCAAAAGCTCTGGCAACAAATCCATACATGGCTCTTCATCAACCAAG GTTAAGGTTCAGGGGCCTGTTCTCACAGCCAGGGGCAAAAACCCAGTAATGGAGCTAAATGAGAAAAGGAGAGGCCTATCGTATAACCTCATCACTGAAAATGGAGAGAACCAACAACAACGCTTCATCATCGAG GTGGAAGTGGATGGACTGAGGTTCAGAGGATGTGGGCCTAATAAAAGGGTAGCGAAAGCAAACGCAGCCTTGGCAGCAATAGAAAGGCTCTTTTCAGCACACAGTGCAAACAGCAATAAGAGGAAGAAGCCATATATAAAA GTGAGTTCATCTGCTGTAAATGGGCTTTCCAGAGCGAAGAGGAGTGTTACAATGCCCAGGCCACTACTTCCTATTTTTCCTCCAGCTCCTGCGTACTTTACACCAG GCTTTACCCCATATGGTTATGGTCCAGTGGTGCCTCCACCACACG gtgcTTTGTATTTTGACGGTCCTGTTTGTCCTCCGCAGACCATCACTCCTGTTTTTCTTCACCTGGGAGCACAGGATTTCTGTcctgatttttacatttaa
- the cfap157 gene encoding cilia- and flagella-associated protein 157, with amino-acid sequence MPPKKDGKQNADKTALFGEKNTPDDALSQGGKEFYRAQIRDLEERLEKYQHKCDELEVRQKDFSTSYNNIVREKKDIVLYLKRTLSQKEDELTDILEKLQELQAAKDAEKESFDRQLSVLRNEFQETKDKLASENMVLAGKLASLEDFQMQKDEIMGQMESLKEQLEKQKQEHQSVIYNLEKKAVLDNYRLKKEMQQHVAAVAAEFHKVSDKKMPETTKRAIYENMLVMNQLRQISDRSKELMAENDALNAREKQLKIEMEIMEPLLDEMTRKSLANQKVVQQLTEKCKQMHAELEDYARHKQEHQKLVNNHSTLQKEHDALRQEHESAVEDLNQTQAEAARLKTELQEERTQRGRVETVLQEAAMALKEILREVPNEEDSEVQTLDQRNQMMQKLLAVLDSAAAISKGPAPSHFIPTTEDSHEFITAAGMERSGIAASQKATSHFKPGDLGFVRRQTHTGNSVISKRQHLSKSLQRKQKSQKGNDTSKALS; translated from the exons ATGCCTCCTAAAAAAGATGGAAAGCAAAATGCCGACAAGACAGctctttttggagagaaaaaCACTCCGGATGATGCTTTATCCCAGGGTGGTAAAGAATTCTACCGGGCTCAAATACGAGACTTAGAGGAGCGACTGGAAAA GTATCAGCACAAATGTGATGAGCTGGAGGTTCGTCAGAAGGATTTTTCTACtagttataataatatagtgagagagaagaaggaCATAGTGCTCTATCTGAAGCGCACCTTGTCCCAAAAAGAGGATGAGCTCACAGATATCTTAGAGAAGTTGCAGGAGCTACAAGCAGCCAAAGATGCAGAGAAGGAGTCGTTTGACAGGCAGCTGAGCGTGCTTCGGAATGAGTTTCAAGAGACCAAGGACAAACTCGCCTCTGAGAACATGGTTCTAG CGGGAAAACTTGCATCTCTCGAGGATTTCCAGATGCAAAAGGATGAAATTATGGGTCAGATGGAGTCTCTGAAAGAACAGCTAGAGAAGCAGAAGCAGGAGCACCAAAGTGTCATTTACAACCTGGAGAAAAAAGCTGTACTGGACAACTACAG ACTGAAGAAAGAGATGCAGCAGCACGTAGCTGCTGTCGCTGCTGAATTTCACAAAGTCTCTGATAAAAAGATGCCGGAGACAACGAAGAGGGCAATCTACGAGAATATGTTAGTGATGAACCAACTCAGGCAGATTTCAGACAGGAGCAAAGAGCTGATGGCGGAGAACGATGCTCTGAATGCCAGAGAGAAACAGCTCAAAATAGAAATGGAGATCATGGAGCCGTTATTGGACGAGATGACCAGGAAAAGCCTTGCAAATCAAAAG GTGGTGCAACAGTTAACAGAGAAGTGCAAGCAAATGCATGCTGAACTTGAGGACTACGCCAGGCATAAACAAGAACACCAAAAGCTGGTGAACAATCACTCCACTCTACAGAAAGAGCATGATGCCCTCAG ACAGGAACATGAATCAGCTGTGGAAGATCTCAATCAAACACAAGCAGAGGCTGCAAGACTGAAAACAGAGCTTCAGGAGGAGAGGACACAGCGAGGACGGGTGGAGACAGTCCTCCAAGAGGCAGCTATGGCTTTAAAGGAAATATTGAGG GAGGTGCCTAACGAAGAGGACTCAGAGGTGCAGACCCTCGACCAGAGGAATCAGATGATGCAGAAGCTGCTGGCCGTATTGGACAGTGCTGCAGCCATCAGCAAAGGCCCTGCCCCCTCTCACTTCATCCCTACGACAGAAGACTCTCATGAATTTATAACAGCAGCAGGCATGGAGAG ATCAGGTATAGCTGCCTCACAGAAGGCTACTTCTCATTTCAAGCCTGGAGACCTGGGGTTCGTCCGacggcaaacacacacaggcaactCCGTCATATCCAAGAGACAACACCTCTCCAAAAGTCTGCAAAG GAAACAGAAAAGCCAAAAAGGGAATGATACCTCAAAAGCCCTTAGCTGA
- the LOC113537136 gene encoding spermatid perinuclear RNA-binding protein isoform X4, whose amino-acid sequence MMEESSDCSPESLANDDRYVMAKHAAVYPSAEELEAVQSLVSAVEGGLKYVSDWLVDSTKASALISTEPAEPNPKCGGPLVGVMRVGSVAKGLLIKGLMDLELVLLCREKPTKNLLLTICTNLPLQMKKLSEDKHTVQPCIPEAAILVFKSSRPDLPLRVILTSMQMKSQELEKNQVENTKVKDPSDLLDQQRCLLALASLRHAKWFQVRVSGKRSCLIVLRILRDICNTRPVWAPLKGWPVELICEKAFATSYRPLGPSETLRRVLECISSGIFLPGGPGLHDPCEKEEVDTLSAMTNDQAELLTYTAQHALRLLAFGQIHRFLEVEPLPTAKPAVESQLADGEAGTSQKRVHEDESADEPKSKKILSGTGAGLLTSDGKSDCKGKVETLSKSSGNKSIHGSSSTKVKVQGPVLTARGKNPVMELNEKRRGLSYNLITENGENQQQRFIIEVEVDGLRFRGCGPNKRVAKANAALAAIERLFSAHSANSNKRKKPYIKVSSSAVNGLSRAKRSVTMPRPLLPIFPPAPAYFTPGFTPYGYGPVVPPPHVCWCSLW is encoded by the exons ATGATGGAGGAGAGCTCTGAT TGCTCTCCTGAATCGTTGGCTAACGATGATCGTTATGTGATGGCCAAACACGCAGCCGTGTACCCATCAGCTGAAGAGCTGGAGGCTGTCCAGTCTTTGGTGTCAGCGGTGGAGGGAGGATTAAAGTACGTCTCTGATTGGCTAGTCGATTCCACCAAGGCCAGTGCTCTTATATCTACTGAACCTGCAGAACCCAACCCAAA GTGTGGAGGGCCACTGGTTGGCGTCATGCGTGTTGGATCTGTGGCTAAAGGCCTCCTCATCAAGGGTCTGATGGACTTAGAGCTGGTTTTGCTGTGCCGAGAAAAGCCTACTAAAAATCTGCTTCTCACAATCTGTACCAACCTGCCACTGCAGATGAAG AAACTGTCAGAGGATAAGCACACAGTGCAGCCCTGCATTCCAGAGGCAGCTATTCTAGTGTTCAAAAGCAGCAGACCTGATCTGCCTCTGAGGGTCATCCTTACTTCAATGCAGATGAAAAGCCAGGAACTGGAGAAAAACCAAG TGGAAAACACAAAAGTGAAAGATCCGTCTGATCTGCTGGACCAGCAGAGATGCCTGCTTGCTCTGGCCTCTCTGCGCCATGCCAAATGGTTCCAG GTCAGAGTGAGTGGGAAGAGATCCTGTCTCATAGTTCTGCGGATCCTCAGGGATATATGCAACACAAGGCCAGTCTGGGCACCTCTTAAAGGATGG CCAGTTGAGCTGATCTGTGAAAAAGCCTTTGCCACAAGTTACAGGCCACTGGGACCGAGTGAAACACTGAGACGGGTCTTGGAATGTATTTCCTCAGGCATCTTCCTGCCAG GTGGACCTGGACTGCATGATCCGTGTGAAAAAGAAGAGGTAGACACTTTGTCAGCTATGACGAATGATCAGGCTGAACTTCTTACCTACACTGCACAG CATGCGCTAAGGCTTCTAGCTTTCGGACAGATTCACAGGTTCCTAGAGGTGGAGCCTCTTCCTACAGCTAAACCTGCAGTGGAATCCCAATTAGCAGATGGAGAAG CAGGGACGTCTCAGAAAAGAGTCCACGAAGATGAAAGTGCGGATGAACCTAAAAGCAAAAAGATCC TCTCAGGTACCGGTGCAGGCTTATTAACATCTGATGGCAAATCAGATTGTAAGGGAAAAGTGGAAACTCTGTCCAAAAGCTCTGGCAACAAATCCATACATGGCTCTTCATCAACCAAG GTTAAGGTTCAGGGGCCTGTTCTCACAGCCAGGGGCAAAAACCCAGTAATGGAGCTAAATGAGAAAAGGAGAGGCCTATCGTATAACCTCATCACTGAAAATGGAGAGAACCAACAACAACGCTTCATCATCGAG GTGGAAGTGGATGGACTGAGGTTCAGAGGATGTGGGCCTAATAAAAGGGTAGCGAAAGCAAACGCAGCCTTGGCAGCAATAGAAAGGCTCTTTTCAGCACACAGTGCAAACAGCAATAAGAGGAAGAAGCCATATATAAAA GTGAGTTCATCTGCTGTAAATGGGCTTTCCAGAGCGAAGAGGAGTGTTACAATGCCCAGGCCACTACTTCCTATTTTTCCTCCAGCTCCTGCGTACTTTACACCAG GCTTTACCCCATATGGTTATGGTCCAGTGGTGCCTCCACCACACG tCTGTTGGTGCTCTCTGTGGTGA
- the LOC113537136 gene encoding spermatid perinuclear RNA-binding protein isoform X2, whose protein sequence is MMEESSDCSPESLANDDRYVMAKHAAVYPSAEELEAVQSLVSAVEGGLKYVSDWLVDSTKASALISTEPAEPNPKCGGPLVGVMRVGSVAKGLLIKGLMDLELVLLCREKPTKNLLLTICTNLPLQMKKLSEDKHTVQPCIPEAAILVFKSSRPDLPLRVILTSMQMKSQELEKNQVENTKVKDPSDLLDQQRCLLALASLRHAKWFQVRVSGKRSCLIVLRILRDICNTRPVWAPLKGWPVELICEKAFATSYRPLGPSETLRRVLECISSGIFLPGGPGLHDPCEKEEVDTLSAMTNDQAELLTYTAQHALRLLAFGQIHRFLEVEPLPTAKPAVESQLADGEAGTSQKRVHEDESADEPKSKKILSGTGAGLLTSDGKSDCKGKVETLSKSSGNKSIHGSSSTKVKVQGPVLTARGKNPVMELNEKRRGLSYNLITENGENQQQRFIIEVEVDGLRFRGCGPNKRVAKANAALAAIERLFSAHSANSNKRKKPYIKVSSSAVNGLSRAKRSVTMPRPLLPIFPPAPAYFTPGFTPYGYGPVVPPPHGGRIVPCMFPARPPLPPRHVFPPPFRCFRPYF, encoded by the exons ATGATGGAGGAGAGCTCTGAT TGCTCTCCTGAATCGTTGGCTAACGATGATCGTTATGTGATGGCCAAACACGCAGCCGTGTACCCATCAGCTGAAGAGCTGGAGGCTGTCCAGTCTTTGGTGTCAGCGGTGGAGGGAGGATTAAAGTACGTCTCTGATTGGCTAGTCGATTCCACCAAGGCCAGTGCTCTTATATCTACTGAACCTGCAGAACCCAACCCAAA GTGTGGAGGGCCACTGGTTGGCGTCATGCGTGTTGGATCTGTGGCTAAAGGCCTCCTCATCAAGGGTCTGATGGACTTAGAGCTGGTTTTGCTGTGCCGAGAAAAGCCTACTAAAAATCTGCTTCTCACAATCTGTACCAACCTGCCACTGCAGATGAAG AAACTGTCAGAGGATAAGCACACAGTGCAGCCCTGCATTCCAGAGGCAGCTATTCTAGTGTTCAAAAGCAGCAGACCTGATCTGCCTCTGAGGGTCATCCTTACTTCAATGCAGATGAAAAGCCAGGAACTGGAGAAAAACCAAG TGGAAAACACAAAAGTGAAAGATCCGTCTGATCTGCTGGACCAGCAGAGATGCCTGCTTGCTCTGGCCTCTCTGCGCCATGCCAAATGGTTCCAG GTCAGAGTGAGTGGGAAGAGATCCTGTCTCATAGTTCTGCGGATCCTCAGGGATATATGCAACACAAGGCCAGTCTGGGCACCTCTTAAAGGATGG CCAGTTGAGCTGATCTGTGAAAAAGCCTTTGCCACAAGTTACAGGCCACTGGGACCGAGTGAAACACTGAGACGGGTCTTGGAATGTATTTCCTCAGGCATCTTCCTGCCAG GTGGACCTGGACTGCATGATCCGTGTGAAAAAGAAGAGGTAGACACTTTGTCAGCTATGACGAATGATCAGGCTGAACTTCTTACCTACACTGCACAG CATGCGCTAAGGCTTCTAGCTTTCGGACAGATTCACAGGTTCCTAGAGGTGGAGCCTCTTCCTACAGCTAAACCTGCAGTGGAATCCCAATTAGCAGATGGAGAAG CAGGGACGTCTCAGAAAAGAGTCCACGAAGATGAAAGTGCGGATGAACCTAAAAGCAAAAAGATCC TCTCAGGTACCGGTGCAGGCTTATTAACATCTGATGGCAAATCAGATTGTAAGGGAAAAGTGGAAACTCTGTCCAAAAGCTCTGGCAACAAATCCATACATGGCTCTTCATCAACCAAG GTTAAGGTTCAGGGGCCTGTTCTCACAGCCAGGGGCAAAAACCCAGTAATGGAGCTAAATGAGAAAAGGAGAGGCCTATCGTATAACCTCATCACTGAAAATGGAGAGAACCAACAACAACGCTTCATCATCGAG GTGGAAGTGGATGGACTGAGGTTCAGAGGATGTGGGCCTAATAAAAGGGTAGCGAAAGCAAACGCAGCCTTGGCAGCAATAGAAAGGCTCTTTTCAGCACACAGTGCAAACAGCAATAAGAGGAAGAAGCCATATATAAAA GTGAGTTCATCTGCTGTAAATGGGCTTTCCAGAGCGAAGAGGAGTGTTACAATGCCCAGGCCACTACTTCCTATTTTTCCTCCAGCTCCTGCGTACTTTACACCAG GCTTTACCCCATATGGTTATGGTCCAGTGGTGCCTCCACCACACG gcgGTAGAATTGTACCCTGCATGTTCCCTGCTCGACCCCCGCTCCCTCCACGTCATGTCTTTCCTCCTCCCTTCCGCTGCTTTCGTCCCTATTTCTAG